AACTTCTTATCGTCACTATTTTGTCCTGGCCTTGAACTgttgatgaaaaagaaaacaaagaaaaagagacgacgGGAAAAATTGATAAGCTTAAATAGGATTtaatatatcgaagaaaatttcgatGAAAGCTGGTAAAAGAGATTTCTACTCACTTTTAGTATCGACTTTGGCACATGCCATGTTCTTCAACATACTTTGATCATGTCGAGGATTATCTACAGCAAAAATACTGAAAATTGACGTAAGTAACTTATTCTGTTGAATAGTGTTCTGCCACTTTGTCATTTCTTCCATCGTACATTCCGTAGGCTCGATTGCCTTTGATTTTGTTATATCGTTCCCGCAATCTTTATCCGTAACTGATGTGCACAtgtaacattttaatatatcatctgtaaaatgataaaaaaattgtcgattattttttctttaacattaattaattaatctttttacgagataataacgattgaatTAATCATTAGTCATTGAGATTaatcattaaagaaaatattattgatatctaCCTAAAAAAacgtttttttaattaattcaatttgaaaaatacttggaataaataattatttgtccgttaaattatctataaaaatttcacgagATTGAAGGATGATAGactggattaaaaaaaaaagaaagaaaagaaaggaaaaaaaagaaaaaaatgtgagaaaagtaagaaattatataagatCTTAATGTTATTCGAAGAAAACAGACGATGTTAATTGTCGGAACGATCTTACGTAATTTCGCGCCATCCATCTGCAAACGTGCGAAAATTATTACGTGCCGAGAATAACAGCAACGTCTTTgttgaaaactttttcttcgacGAACGACGAAATTCTTCGGTGAAGAACGAAACCTTGCTTCAAGTTGCACTAGAAAAGTTTTATCTAACActtgaataatatatacagaATGTAATTGTTTAAATAGGAACATTTATGAAtatcaatttgtttttataaagacataagaataattattaaaaaaaataattcatatggAAAGAATTTCGGAGATGATGAGGTCACTCTTgaaaattttagaaatttttcactttgttcgattctataaaaaagaaaaaagaaaaaaagaaaatcgaaatagaaacaaaaacgttgtacatataaataatatcacatTTGATAGATGCATCAGacatcaaaaaagaaaaaagaaaatattatcagtAAAAGATTCACTTTTAGTAGAGGGTTGAAGAGTTGGtccttaaaatttttcaaatttttttacttcttcccATCTAATTAACCGACtctaaaaaaagatagaaaagaaagaaaggaaatttctatataaaccCTTCTACATATTTGACAGATTTATTAGActccaaacaaaaaaaaacaaaaagatttattgttaataaaaactCACTTTCGACTATGaactaatttaattaataaacattacAATGTATAGATACGTTCCTATTTAAATGTATCATGATCATAACTACATAactatatacaaaataaaatataacacaaaatattattacgaagTAATGGAAAATCAattctattgttaaaattTGGAAAAGAAATGCAAGTAACGTTTGCCAGATTTCTTGATCGTTTTACTTGATAAATATGGTGAACCCCTAGTAtgtttttagtattatttcaAGTGGGGTGGATGCGTATATACGTATCGTAAGAATATTTATggttgagaaagagaaagagagagagagagagagagagagagagagagaaggagggagggagaaagagagagaagggaatgAGTAAGTGAATGTGTAGAGGTATAGAAAAGTTGCCCTCCTTTAAGGAACGCGcgtgttcttattatttgggTCGCGGCGATGTGGCGCCAAAATTGTCGACGCCAcccactctttctttctctttttctttctattatttttcattttatttttatttttctttttcttctctttcttttctttttctctgatcTGTATATTTACCGAACATTTAtgcaattttacaaatttcgtttcttttctaaataattataaagaaaattttttaatttttattcgacttTATGATCCTTTTATTGGTTTTCGTTTTAGTtctatttgatttctttttttttcttttcttggtcTACACGTTTACCATAACAACATTTACacgtaattttataatctttttttttttgttttaataattataaagaaaattattcttaatttgaCTTAGTAAAGTATTCGTAATTTTGACTAGGATAAtgtatgaaattatatttgtaattcggaaaatataaataattttgaaatactAAATTTGATAAGAAGTTTGAAAATAGTTTTATGTAGAACTTTGCGAAGCAAGCTTTATCTCGGTCGAAAGTAGTAAAGTTCCTTACAAGTCGGACATGTAGGAAGGAACTTTGCCTTGGGTCGACGATCTTCGAAAAACCCACGAAAGTTTTACAAAAATCCCggattatgaattattatatttaaaatttatcttatctttGCAAATTggaaatacaaattttttattacctctattaaaatttttaacaagcaATAGCTTTACgaattgtctttttctttttacatttgttACAATCGTCACACAAAGCGAATTtcgcatttttatttatataaaaataaaaataaaattaaagataaaaataaaaataaaagattaaacaatttttatgatacaaaattttaataattctcacCTTCATTGAACcaccaaaaataataattaaaatcgttgGATAAGAGTACACTTGATTATTCAcgattacatacatacatatatatttttttgtatataaaacaaaaaataaaaaaaagagtgaacaatttataaaaaattcccACCTGATCGAACCACCAAAAAGAAAGGTGCGAGTACGACGAAAAATATCGTGAAGTTTCGATACATTTCTCCTTTGTCGATTACAGCTTTCGATctcctatctatctctctctctctctctcttctctctgtctctccttcGAAGAATCACAAAAGTTTAGTGGAGAAACACTTGCTCGGCCGATATCATCGGAATCTTAGAAAAGAAGGGTTGTTGTCGTGTCGACAGCCTGATCGCGAATATGAGATCGCTGCCAGTGGTTCGCCACTTTCCACACATtgactctcttttctcctctcctctcctctcctctccattcctttcctctcctctccttttctctccaaTCCTCTCACGAGTCTCTCCCATCGCGCACGATGCGTACAAGCCACCTATGTATTTCTCGCacccttctatttttttacgtctactctatttttttcttctcttttcttttttttttttaacactttTCTTACTTAATAACAATCacctttaatttatatttctttcgtttatattttttatgtatattttttttgtttgtttttgtttttctttttatatttacaagggattaataaacgtttctatctctctctctttttctcatttttgttttttgtttatttaagtttttgatatttaataataattttatactttatgttttggattcattttctttcattattcctATATGTGTACTctgttctattttatttatacatatatacaccaaataataaacgtttttctatctctctttttctctcactctctctctctttcactctctctgttTGTTCGAGTTTTAGATATGTAATAATACATTTGGATTagtttatattcattttaattaatttttcttaaatgtgcattctgttttctttctctttctttttttaaatatatttacaataatatattaatgatcttttctgtctttttctcttcgtttttatttgttcCAGTTTTCGATACTTTAATATACAGTTTAGACtagtttaaattaattttctttaacttttattaCACATGTacttcgttcattttttttatagatacttATACGTATTAAcatatctttctatatatctctctctgtctgtctttatttctatttgagTTTTAAATTTGTAATGATAATTTTGAAACTAATTCGAATtcattctaattaatttttattaaatacgtatgctttattttcatattttatatttacagaaataatttcattgtaataaatatttgtttttctttctatctgctttctttttttattaaattcaataattacaCTTGcctatttaaatattgctttGAATCTTCTATAATCTTATCTCTTTTGTAGCTTACAAGAAACATACATCTTTCttacaataaaaaagttatttctcttttttatttctttatatctctaCATATAGTGTGTAAATTCTGTAACTTATAAAACACATCTTAATTGCAATAAAAgaactatttctctttctcatttctttagatctctatataatataaagtgcTTCAAATCTTATCTCTACTGTAACTTAAAAAAACATCtttattggaataaaaaaactatttcttttcttcatttttattttacctcTACATAGAgtatctaatattatttcgtttcatGTAATCGGAAGGAACACTAGAagctatataaatttatataaaacatatgtatatatatatatatatatatatatatatatatatatatatatatgtatatcataagAAATGTTAGAAAGTATTCGGAAAGAAATCCTTTTCACGATGAATTCACCTGTTGCATGGCAACAAGATAAAACTTTGCCAAAAGATTGAAGAAAAgatacagaagaagaagaaggaagaaataagaataagataaaaaaaggttATCTCATACGGTGTATCGTCCAGTCATGAATATCGAACGTACGTAATTGGCGATTCAAGTATCGGCCGATCTTTTATCCAATTAGgcttgttttgtttctttttttctatatgttACAAAACCACGTATATCCGGCATTCGTTTCTTGGCAACGATTCCGAAGGAAATTGTTGGAAATTCGAGAGTAATGCCGACGCTCGAAAGATCAACAAAGACgcaagagaaatagaaagggaaagagggagaggagtGACACGTTTAATGGACTATTAgcctaattaaaataacgacgagTATCGTGATAGAAATGATCGATTAGATCAGAAAATGTCAAATGTGAATAAAgtgaattaaaattaacgtgtaatctatttttaatgataataattatagaatttatattaaatttgttaaataatttaaatgaattcaataaaaaagcggaaagaaaaacaattatggtcgtttagaattttattacagTATGTGCTGAAGCAAAGTCGATgaacattatcgttaatcgcAAAAtagtatcatatatatatagagagagagaggatagaaagagtgagaaaaagagagaggaagagaaagaaacgatacaTGTTTCTTGTATAGTATATGACATCTTTCAAAAacaagtaagagaaaaagagagagagaaagagagagagacatagaaggagaaaaggaggCAACGCATATTGAAGGGGTAAgaggatggaaagagagacgacTGGCGCCGCGGCGCCCATCTACGACGCCACTGACGCCGTCTAGCTTGGAGTTTTCATTTTAGCAATTACCAAGAAAACTCCATATAGTAGAATTCACATAGGACGATTTCAACCAAGATCGTTATTTTATgtactcttttttctctccttcgtttttctttatttttttttattctttttttatatttctgtttttatttatctttttttctcaatatcGGATCATCAGGAAAAgcttgatcattattattctcggaTTAATTTTGACTATTTCTATATACTGGATAATCTATAAGTACttagatgattttaaaaatcgattacttcttttttcttttcttttttaatgactttttttaacttaatttttatttcagaacGCGATACTATAATACAGACATAAGAACTTTTCTGTTCATCCTGTATAATACATCGAATTTCCTTcacataaaaatttaaataagattatCATCTTGATACTAAATTACGGTTTAATCGTATATCATAAAACATAAGAAGTAGGTACACACATGTGATTCTAATCATTATGGTTTAGTTATAATGGACTGTTAGATATGAATGGACCTTTCGTCCGTCGAAGGAGCGACCGTAGTGCAGATAACGTTCTTTGGCATATGTTCAACGAGTGttaaatatcgttttaaaacattttttagcACGCAATGGAGGACACGTAAAGCAaacgcatgtatgtatgtatgtatgtagatacacGTGCGAAGGACTTTCTAATAAAATACAGTTTGACTTCGTGGAAGAAGGCGGAAAGTTCGCGTTTATTAAttgattcattattttttccattaattgaTCATAGTTcatctaattaatattaattattccattTCATCGTGTATTTTATCGcattcttatttaaaaattatatagatatttctcaagaagaattaacaataagatagatcattcttgttaaaaatattcatagcACTCGATTTAGTCATCTACAATAAGAGTGCTACGTAAGTTCttatgtctctttttctctcttttcaaagATAAGAGTATCGAGAATGTTGAAATGCAAGGAACGATGGAAATAATGCGAGGATAGGGAATACGAGAGCGTCAGGACGCTCGGCGCCACATTGCCGCGacccaaataataataatatcgaacgtTAGGAGgggtaaagaaagagagaagagagaagagaaagagagagagagagagagagagagagagagagaaagagagataaaagagaacgaatgaCTGTCACGTGGTCGGGGGTGGGGGGTAATTcataggaatgaaaaaatgagCGCCCATCCTATTAAAGAACGAGTTTTCCGAAAGTCATATGACACCATGATGTCATTCTTGTGTCGTGTAATGTAACTTatcattattgaaattattaatcaaatagATCTGTTTAGATAACATATCTGCCGATTAcctgaatttatatatatatcatttataaatgaaatttattgaaaCGAAATTTTTGTGCCCCTGATGATATGTGAActattaatatgtatttgcTATAAGAACTATAAATAGGGAGTAAAATTTTGCGCCCCCTTATAACAGGCAACCCTTTAATAAGTACTGTAATGAAAAGTAGACTATACAAACGTAAAAATTTAAACTGTGTTCCTAATGACAGGCAACTCAATAAAATGAATGTATTATTAGATGTAGTCTATATACAAGGACACAAATTTGAGTATGCAACTTTCAAATAAACGTgtgtaataaaaagtaatttattcCTAAGATAGACTATTTctttatagtattatataaatttaatctaatGGGGGAAAAAATCTTCGTGTCAACTCGTTTTAGATTGTTTAACGtagttttttattaacatccaatttgttattgaaaatgttttcattttaCAAAGATGTCTAATAgatagtgaaaaaaaaatctttactcATAAGAATGAACCAAAAGTGGGCGCCTACTCACGTTCGTTCTAGACGAATTATCGCTTCCTTTGGCACTATAGTCAGATATTAGGATATTTCAAAAACAGTTGAAATGTCAAACCTAAAGTTGTTTATCGTTGGAACAAATTTCAATCGGtttctgaaatatttttttcaaatcgataTATCTTTTGTATTCAATTTAAAGTAGagtttatcatttattattgttattaattataattcgcTATTAGTTAAGTTAACGtgataaatattagaaaaatcaatattcacacgttaacgttatttaaatagaaataataattcaacacgattacaatattcatgacttagaaaaattactatttttaatcaGTGACTAATGCCTGTTGATTTATGATTTGATGATTTTTAAgcattgaatataatataattggcATATAAAAGGACTAAAAATTGAGATAGGATATGAAGATAACACAAATGAGGTTTCAAGTTAGCACTACGATTGCAACCAGAACCGTTGCATTCGCAAATCAATTGATAACTGTCAGCACTATAACGTCCTCGATAACATTCTCTTTCGGCGTTTCTCCATTTTGCACACTCACGAATCGTCGAATATTCTCTCGAATCCGTGAAATAGTCTGAAAAGATTTTTCACTTCATTGATCGCAAAATAAACTTCGAGGAAAAATAGTtcgtctcttttccttcttctttttcttgaaatttatGAACGGCTACGTTaactcttttcatttctccaAAACTTGCCCTTTTGctacagaaagagaaatgtaCTTACATTTGTAAACATATTTACGACAATATGGATGAGTCATTGGACAGGTTTTGAGATATTTTGGATCGACCTTATTCAAATCGCAGTCTTTGTCCTTCTTGCTGTTGCACTGATAACACTTGTTGCCTCTAAATtctaaattgatttaaatttaattgattcgAGATACActtcaattaatataattgaaaataaataatataattggcaatctttatttttataaaatctgaTCAgacatttttcattcttataattcattaattttattaaagtaacatctataatattaatttttttgttaaacaaaaaaattaatatttgtttggTTGAAGCTTATCGAGTGAGCAAATATGTATCAACAGTCGATAATTTATctcaaaacgataaaaaagtttcTACTTTATCAACAatcgatcataaaaataatttcgtctGTTTAAACTCACCttttggaaaaaataataaaaccaatatgatataaaacgtATTCAATCTTATtcgcattattaattttcatgagCATTTATAACCtctaatctttctttctttttggatCTTTtgctataaatataataaagtgcttatatacatttgtatatatatatgtatatgtatatgtatatttgtatgtactTTGTATCaactattttaatttaattaacgatatattaatccaaataattattattaataaaaatcttatcttTCGATAACTACttacaattttattctctattaACTCATTATCAGATCTATGACTgacataaagaaattttaaccTATTGTCTGTTATTAGTAGAGCTTGATAATTATAGTTGAAGCAATCCCTGGAGAATCCTCAGAATAAGTTGTTTCAAATCGTGCGGAATTAATTATACTGAGCCACGATTATCGTGGAACATAGTATAACATTTGGAGTGTACCACTTTTAATCTTTCAGCACGCACACAAGTGTCGACTTACAATATTGAAGATATAAACAAGgtcgatcaatcgattcatattttcatcgagaaaatattatctttcaatCAAACGtcaattgtttttatcgaatgtaataataagaagtatcACAAATTTCaagtatcatattttattaaaaaaaaatttatatataaatataaatacagtCAAAGTCACAGCTTTTCTAATTACTATAAGTATGTCAGGGATAACGATATTGTTAAAACGCAATGCTAAACGTGTTAAATGATCTAGTAGAAGAAGCATTCACTATATATGATATTGACTAATTGGTTAGGACGATTCATTTGTCATGTTCTCTTCATTATTGTAGAGATCATCTgataagatataatatcaaaagatacgaatttttattgataaaaatattattagcaAGTTGTATGCGATTGATCCCAgtaaaaattatcgtaaatgatcatcaattatattcatattttctaaTGAGAAATTCTTTGACTATAGTGATGTATTATAACGtgtaagtatataatttttggaCAGGAAGAAGATTATTACGAGTCACGAATGCACGCGACTGCGTGGGTTAGACCGTTAGATGTCACgtgtaagattaataaaattaactataatgaaaaacatcaaaaattgtaatcaaacatattttatgtatatataaaacgaatataaatttcataaaaaaaaatctctccctctctttccctaattttcatttaaaaattctaataacacaaataataaataaattattaattagtaatattagtaatcaaaatataaaaaaaattattctataattataGTATGAAAGATTAGATTTGATTAGAACATTGACAATATGTAAGAAGATTTtgaaaatagatttattttgtttgtgtGTCTAATGAACAAGGACATGCGAGAATCACCAATGAAAGGATATCTTCCGCGATAGTATACTCATGCTTGTGAACGTGGCCAAGTCTATGTGACAGTTTTGTGACGTTCACCGTGTCACAGGAAAAGGAACATTATCCACTCAACGTATTCCAAACCACCACTTTACGCTCCATTTGAACGTAAAGCTCTTCGTACCACCCACGGCCATCTTCCCCGTTCAAAGTACGGCCCTGCgctccttattatttttattagaaatgatattttcatttctcaatTACATTATCTAATCGATAAATCAAATGATCTattagatttttgtttttcgacatttttcattatcataatttccttcgtcactttttttatttttaagttataatttttcttttattttcccttttactatttttttattacaattattgtttcttttttattcttaattattattaaattaataataattataaatatttgaaattatttttgttattatatatttgttattatgaaaatattaaatttattgaaaagttTTGTCAACTTAGTACGCaggattaatttttaattagaaaaaaagaaaatgttttttaataaaatagacgAAACTTcgtaatagatataataattaaacgatcTATGATtcatgattaaaaattataaacgataCTAGTAATCACATtcgaaagaattcttttttttcatcttcttttatgattttatcatgaaagagatagaaatagagccTATTCGGGTTAGTAGTTTCTTCTTACGTAGGAATAATCGATTCTCGTTTTATGGGAGCGTCGATTCTTGTTATGCGCATGCGCACAAGTCAAGAAATTCGCGGGAAATTCGATGGATAAAACGAATCGtaattttcgattaaataataatataaaagaacaaaataataataataaaaaaaaatatataaaaaatatataaaaatatataaaataaaatatataaaaaagtattaatacgTTAGattcttgaaaaaatttatcggtgttattaatttaaatattcgcGGGCTACACGCatcatttgtttcattttaatatacgtATCCACGAATAGAAATTACTCTACCCTACAAAAGTTTTCCTCGCTCAACGTAATTCAAAGATCGTTCGTATAGTCCTTGAGTTATTCGTAGACCAGTCTACGAATATCCtctcttctattctctctctctctcttcttctctctctctctctgtctctctttctctctctctttgcacgGTTAAAATTGTATGTGTTATACTACATAACTCAACTgttaactatatatattttcattagtaaattataaataataaattatttatattcattatgttTGCATAGTCTTGTATTAcatttcttacatttttaacatattattattgtatcattaacatttattagttattattataaatatgtttttcattgatattaacatattatgtatatgttccaatagatttattaaaaactacaaatgttatatatattagaatatatattatatatattatatatattatatatattatatatataatatatgtaatatatataatatatataatatatatataaatatatatatatatataataaataagaaaatatttaaaaattctaaatataagaaaatctgTTATTTATGatctattaatgaaaacatatactaaaaatatagaaaggaaaaaactttagaaaagaacaaaatgatAGCTGTAATACATTCATaatatattagttattatataaggtttatacatgtatgtatatatatgtatatatatatatatatacgtatatatatatatatgtaattatacatattaaccaattcattataaattattcactCATCACGTGCTATTCTATTCATTTCTAATTCTACAAATATACAagaaattgttttcttcttttttcatctctttatctctctctctctctcttactctaaCTCCCCACCAcatttattgttaacgttcgaCGTAGCTCAGTGCCGTAGAAACATGGTAGCGAACTTGTTCTCTATAGTTCGTAGTCTATTGCATGAGTCCGTGGCGACGAACGATAGCAATCCTCGACAGTGCTTTTCCAGCTCTCGAGGTCGAATGATCGGTCTTTTTAAAACCTaagttaaaatatatcttcttctctctatctaaaACTCTTTCATATTCAGAGTGATCCGAATCGTTGATCGTTTAGTATCTCGTACTGTCTTATCAGAAagtaaaaagattaaaaaaagaagaaaaaaaattaagtaaacaaaaaagaaataaaaaaaggaaaaaataataaaaatataaaaataaaaaagtgaaaagagagaattcgATCGGAAAGAAATTTGATTGAATTCTCATAATGAAgctaatctttcttttattctgtgccatcgttcttcttcttggaTATCATGGTAAGAGAGTTTATTTGtgtttgttaatttattttttttttttttcgatttcatttttttcttctttcttattagaAATTGTATTAACGACGAacgcgaagaaaaatataattcaatcgaattaaaaaataataattatcttgttatcattataagtttgttttcgtttataatatttcttaataaatatttttatttcaaaaaaaaaaaaagatttgatcAACGAAGTGAAATCTGATTGAATCGAAATAAAGAATGatccatttatttatcgaatgtCGTGACATTTATAtgtctataatttttattaatgtagtttttattttctatttttttttagtacgaaaacaaatttaattaataagaaagaatattattcaatCGCGTACAAGAGTgtgattttttattgattgGATATCATGGCCAAAAGTGTAtctgtttataatttttatattaattcattttctttttatacacaAAATTTGgtcatttaagaaaaatatgattacATCAAATAAGAGAatgattgtatttatttatttactttttattaaatatgaatatattttatggaaaaaaattaatcttttttgtttctaatgGTCCCTCATCAAAATGCATTGGCGCAAACGTCAGCAAGATCGATGACAACGTACTATGCGCAAAACGATATCAGCATTGGaacaaaattacaaaaatagaGCGTGGTTCTATATATCTAATGATTTGATAAgagttaagaaaaatatttaaaataattgtattattaaaatttttatttttatttacatcagCTAATTTCTTGACATCAtttgacaaaattttattaaaaaaaaaaaaaaaaaaaaaaaaaaaaaaccttttatttcattactcTTGAGGCAACGAACATAAAATTTTTGCGtaagttaaata
This Vespa crabro chromosome 7, iyVesCrab1.2, whole genome shotgun sequence DNA region includes the following protein-coding sequences:
- the LOC124425565 gene encoding uncharacterized protein LOC124425565 isoform X2; translated protein: MYRNFTIFFVVLAPFFLVVRSDDILKCYMCTSVTDKDCGNDITKSKAIEPTECTMEEMTKWQNTIQQNKLLTSIFSIFAVDNPRHDQSMLKNMACAKVDTKIQGQDKIVTIRSCQTAQALNVDPCTSINGKLGGGMEYCGLCEENGCNGSITISPSISNIIFIVLGSFAFVLILYIDA
- the LOC124425565 gene encoding uncharacterized protein LOC124425565 isoform X1, which encodes MFLFKQLHSVYIIQVLDKTFLVQLEARFRSSPKNFVVRRRKSFQQRRCCYSRHVIIFARLQMDGAKLHDILKCYMCTSVTDKDCGNDITKSKAIEPTECTMEEMTKWQNTIQQNKLLTSIFSIFAVDNPRHDQSMLKNMACAKVDTKIQGQDKIVTIRSCQTAQALNVDPCTSINGKLGGGMEYCGLCEENGCNGSITISPSISNIIFIVLGSFAFVLILYIDA
- the LOC124425566 gene encoding uncharacterized protein LOC124425566 produces the protein MRIRLNTFYIILVLLFFPKEFRGNKCYQCNSKKDKDCDLNKVDPKYLKTCPMTHPYCRKYVYKYYFTDSREYSTIRECAKWRNAERECYRGRYSADSYQLICECNGSGCNRSANLKPHLCYLHILSQFLVLLYANYIIFNA